Within Spirochaeta lutea, the genomic segment TAATCCGATCACCTCGCCGCCCCGGATGAGGGGAATCCCCATCCAGGAGAGGATTGGCCGTTCCTCTTTCATGTAGGTAAAACTCGGAAAATCCCGGGAAAGGTTGTTGGTTGCCATGGGGTGTTTTTCTTGGATGGCCCTGGTGCTGAGGCTGTTTTTCTTCGGAAAGGGAATGGTGAGCTGGTTGACCGCCCGGGGATTCTTGAATCCGAAGGAACCCACTACCCGGGTGTGGTCCTTTTCCAGTATTTGAAGGCTTGCGGTGTCGTAGGGGATCAGTCGCCGGGTATGCTCGAGGATGTGGGTAATGGTTTCTTGAAGGTCCAGGGATGATCCGATAACCCGGACGATTTCCTGGAGGGTTTCCAGTTCCTGTAGATCACGCTCCAGCTGAAGTTCCATCTCCTTCAGGCGGCTGACATCCGCATCGCTGCCGATATAGTAGGCCGCCCTGCCGTCGGGTAGACGGCCGACGGTCCTGCCCCGGTTGTAGATCCAGTGATACTCATCCCGGGCGTCCCGCATCCGGAACATTTCATCAAAGATCCGGGACTCCCCGCTTAGGGCCCGCCGGGTGGCTTCCTCTACCCGGGGCCGGTCTTCGGGATGAACCAGATCCAGCCAGCCCTCGTGGCTTTTAATATCCCGGTCGGGCAGCCCCATGGACGTCCAGACATCGCTGGCGAAGGTACGCCCCGTGGCATACTCGGTTATAAAGACCCCGACCTCCGAGAGGGCTTGCTGGAGCTCCGGCTCGGTAAAGAACAGGTGGTAAGGAGAATTGTCTTTTTGTTCGCGAGGTGCCATACGCTAAGTATAGTGTTGTCTCCGGGTAAAATCACCTTTCAGAATATCGGGGCTTTCCTGGGAACCAACATGGAGTCCGGCGCACTGTTCTTTCTAGATTCAGAAAAAAATCCACCGTTCTTACACGAAGGTTCTCCGTCAACCGTCGGATACTAGAGGGCCCGGGCGGAATGTCGGTTCCGGCCGGGGCTGAGACAATCAAAGATAGTTGGGAGCAGTACAATGAAAGCAGTCTTGTTTAAAAAAGGGCGGAATCCGAATGAACTCCTGGTAGTTGGAGAGGCAGAAAAACCCGTACCTACCAGGGATGACGAAGTGGTAATACAGGTTCACGCGTCATCGGTTAATGCCGCTGATTACCGCATGATGAAGATGGGGATAGCACCCAAATCCAAGATATTCGGAGCGGATATCGCCGGGGTCGTGGAATCTGTGGGGAGCCGGGTGGTGCGCTTTAAACCCGGGGATGAGATTATCGGGGATCTTTCGAACGCAGGGTTCGGGGGATTTGCCGAGTATGCGGTAGCACCCGAAGGGGTTCTGGCGCCAAAACCATCACGCCTATCCTTCGCTGAGGCGGCAGCCCTGCCCCTGGCAGGGGGCACAGCCCTGCAGGCTCTGAGAATGGGAATGGTCTCACCGGGGAAAAGGGTGCTGATTGTGGGAAGCAGCGGCGGGGTGGGTAGCTATGCCCTTCAGCTTTCTAAGCATTTCGGCGCCGTAGTGACCGGGGTTTGCAGCCCGGGGAATATGGAGCAGGTACGGGGATTGGGCGCTGATCGGGTCATTGATTATTCCCGGGATGGGTTTGATGATGAATACGGTGTGTACGATGTAATTATTGCAATTAACGGGAGTTACTCCCTTGTAACCTATAAACGGTGTCTTGCCCCAGGGGGCGTTTGTGTGTGTGCCGGGGGATCCCTGGGACAGATTTTCAGATCCCTCCTGTTCGGAAGATTCCTTTCCTTGGGTTCAAAAAAATTCCGAGTGTTAAGTGCCAAGGGGACGGCGGAGGATTTGTTGACCCTCGCACGGATAGCTGATGAAGGGGGGATACGCCCTGTCATCGAGGCTGAATACCCCTTAGCCGAAACACCCCAGGCAGTCGGACACGTTATCTCCGGGCATGCCCGGGGAAAGGTGGTCATCCGGGTACCATAGCCCTGGTCCGGGTACCAAATGCACCAGGGATGGCAGCGGAAAGCCCGCAGCCCGGGCCCGGCGTTCCGGCGAGGGGGACCGAGCCGGAGGGCGCCGGGTGGGCGGAACGGTTCCGGGAGGTGGGGATCTGCCGGCGGCGGGGAAGGTGCGGGGCGGTGTCTCCGGCCCGGGGGAGGACTTGCAGCGTACAGCCCGGCCGGGCGGGACCGGAGCGGGATGGGGGATAGGCGGGGTGCGGGGGCGGTTGTTCCGGGCTCGGGGCGGTGTGGGGTGCGGGGGGTTGATGTCGGCTCCGGGTCGCCCGGGGTGCCCGAAAAAACCGGAAAAACCGGAAAATCCCGAGAAGTACCGGTAGAAATTCGGGAGGGGGCCGGGAGGTAGGGGCTCCGGGGTGCCCAACAAAAGCAGAATGCGTCGGGGTGAACGCGAAGAGGCTGCCGGCTTGTCAGGGCGGTGGTTTTTAGGCATGATAGGGAGTTATGAAAGCAGCAGTCCTCCTCTCGGGAGGGGTCGACAGCTCAGTGGCACTGTGGGAAGTAAAAAAGCGCGGCTACACGGATATTACTGCCTTTTACCTGAAGATTTGGCTCGAGGATGATGTGTCCTACCTGGGGGAGTGTCCCTGGGAGGAGGATTTGTCCTATGCCCGGGCGGTCTGTGAGCAGGCGGGGGTGCCTCTTGAGGTGGTGAGCCTTCAAACCGAGTATTTTAATAAAGTTGTTGAGTATGCCCTGGCGGAGCTCCGTTTGGGCCGTACGCCGAGTCCGGATATTTTTTGTAATCAGCGGATCAAGTTCGGGGCCTTTTTTGATAGGGTCCAGGGTGATTTTGATGTGGCGGTCTCGGGGCATTATGGTGTGGTGGAGCATGATGAGGCGGGGTACGCCCATCTGCATCGGGCTCCCGACCCGGTGAAGGATCAGACCTACTTCCTCAGCCATCTGAGCCAGGATCAGCTCCGGCGGCTCTGGTTTCCCATCGGTTCCATGCAGAAGAGCCAGGTGCGCGCTCTGGCCCAGGAGCTGGATTTGCCCAACAAGGATCGCAAGGATAGCCAGGGGATCTGCTTTCTGGGCAAGATCAAATACCCCGACTTCGTCCGCCACTACCTGGGAGAGCAGCCCGGGGAGATCCGGGAGCTGGAGACCGGCAAGGTCCTGGGGCCCCACAGGGGCTTCTGGTTCCACACCATCGGCCAGCGCAGCGGCCTGGGCCTGGGTAACGGTCCCTGGTACGTGGTGCAGAAGGATCCGGCGGCCAACATCGTCTACGTGAGCCACCAGGAGCACGTGGCCGATCAGACCCGCTCCAGCTTCGAGGTGGCGGAGCTCACCTGGCTCTACGGTACCAACCCTGACACCGGGCTGCCCTCCATGCCGGGAATTTCCTCTATAGATGATTTGAATGCCAATCTCACCGCCAAGCTCCGCCATGGCCCCGAGCTGGTGGGCTGCCGCCTTGACTGGGTGGCTGATAGTCCGGGTCCTGCGGGGGCAACCCAGCCGGTTGAGGACTCGGTTCAGGCAACGCGCCCGGCCGATGGGCTGAGCCCGGAGGCGCCGCGAGGGGCCGGGGCCTCGGTTCAGGTAACGAGCCCGGCCGATGGGCCGGGGGTAGGGGTGAGCACCTCTCAGGCCGCGAATTCGCCCCAAGCAACGCACCAGGCTAAAGAGCTGAGTCCCACCCAGGCCGCGAATCCGCCCCAGGCAGCGCAAGAGGCTAAAGAGCTGAGTCCCACCCAGGCCGCGCGGCCCCCCCAATCCGAATCCCCACCTTTCATCCGGCCGAACCCCGGTTTCCGCCTCCGGGTAACCCTGGACGTACCCGACCGGGGCGTTGCTCCCGGGCAGTTCGCCGTGTTCTACCACGGTACCGAGTGTCTGGGCAGCGGCAAGATCCAGGAATTCTGGACGTGATGATGACATGTTCCGGTAGACCCGATCCTGATACCCCCCGCCTGCCCATGGCATCCGGGATCCAGGCCTATTCACATTCTTCCGCAGCCGATGGTGACAGCCGGGCCGTGAAGGCGGACCCTGCGATAATCCAGGGTAGGCCTCTGCGCCCCATTCTTCCCGCCCCGGTTTCTGTGGCCCCCATGATCGACAAGACCCACCGGCATTTCCGGCGGTTCCTTCGCCTGCTCACCCGGCGGACCCTCCTATACACCGAGATGATCACTGCGGCGGCGATTATCCACGGAGACCGGCACCGGCTCCTGGATTTTGACCCGGTGGAGCGGCCCCTGGCCCTGCAGCTGGGGGGCGGGAATCCCGAGGAGATGGCCGAGGCGGTGCGGATTGCCCAGGATTGGGATTATGACGAAATCAACCTGAATGTGGGGTGTCCCTCCGACCGGGTCCAGAACGGCGATTTCGGTGCCTGTCTTATGGCCGAGGGTGATTTAGTAGCCCGGCTGGTTTCCGCTATGGTTTCAAATACCAATAAACCGGTAACGGTTAAGCACCGCATTGGAATCCGCTCCTACACCCGCCACATCGAGATGGAGCGCTATGACCAGATGGTGGATTTCATCCGGACAGTCAGCCGTGCCGGGGCCGAACGCTACACGGTGCATGCCCGGATCGCCATTCTCGAGGGGTTGAGCCCCAAGGAGAACCGTGATATTCCGCCCCTTCGATACCCCGATGTCTACCGGCTGAAACAGGAGCATCCCGAGTTGTTCGTAGAAATCAACGGCGGTATTAAGTCCCACCATGCTATAGCGGAGCATCTCAGGCATGTGGATGCGGTTATGGTAGGCCGGGCCAGTTACGACGATCCCTACCTCTTTTCGGAGATGGATAGGCGGTACTTCGGGGTGCAGGACCGGACATGGCCCGACGGCGGGGCTGTGATTCCCAGCCGCCGGGAGGTTATCCAGGGATTCTTCCAGTATCTCCGGGTTCAGGCCGAGGAAGGGCTCAATCCGCGCAATCTTGTGTGGCCGATATTGGAGCTGTTCAGCGGCAAGCCCGGAACCCGGCGCTGGAAGCAGCGGCTCTCCCGGCCGATTCCCCGGGGATGGTCCCTGGACGATTATCTATCAGATGCCTTTGATGCAGCCCCCGAGGACTGGCTGGATGTCCGAGGCTTAGAAGACCGGGGAGACCTGGCGTGAGTCCCGACCGTGATGGCTGGTTAGAGGCCCTGAACCGCCGCCCCCTGGGTCGTACCCTGGACGCTGCCTGCGGTGACGGAGAGTTCGGCGAGGAGCTTCTGGTTGACGGAACCGGCATGTCTTTTCTTGCAGGCTTCGATCCCGAGAGCGACTCCGTCGATCAGGCTCGCCGACACTTCCGCGCCTACGCCCCCCCGGGACTGACATTCGAGTTTGTTCACTCCGGTATTGAGAATCTCGCGGATCGGGCTCCCCATTTTGCTCAGCCCGATAGTTGGGACACGGTGTGCCTGGGAATCGCCCTGCACCATCTTCCCGATCCCCATGCATCTCTCAACCTCTTATGGTCCTGGGTTCGGCCCGGGGGGCGGCTGATTATCAGCGAGATGGTCCGAGATGGCCTGGACCCGGCACAGGAGGTTCTCCGGGATCTGCACCATCTCAAGGCCAGGGTGGACTCTCTGCTGGGTATAAGTCACCGGGAAACCTACTCCCGGGATGAACTGGCAGACCTGGTCCAGGCGGCCACCCCCGGGGCTGTTCCCTGGGGTGCTAACCCCACCACGCCTAACCATGGAGATGGCGGTAATTCCTGGACTGAGGCCTGCCCGAGCAGCTGTCGGGATGGTTTTCTCATCCAGACCGAGGATCAGGTAATCTGGGATCCCCGGGACCATGCCCGGCGGATCGATTTTATTGGGGATTACATCCTCCATGTGAAACATCATAGGGAGTATGCAGCCCTCCGGCGTCAGGTCAGCCGGCTGGAGCAGGAGATCGCCCGGGTAGGCGCCCGCCGGCCGCCTCGACTGAATATGATCCTGGAAAAGGAGCCTTCGTAAATGCCCCGCTACACCGATGCTGAGTCTGCCATGGCACCCAAGACCCCTTCCATAGACGTTCCCCTGGGGTTTTGGCGGGATCTTCCCCGGCCATTTACCCTACTAGCTCCCATGGAGGATGTGACGGATATTGTTTTTAGGGATATCGTCTGTGAGGCGGGGAGGCCCCATGTATTTTTTACCGAGTTCATTGGGGCCGGGCATCTGGTGGCCGGTGAGCGGGAGGCTCTGCGCCGGACTGAGTATCATCCCCGGCAGCATCCTATTGTGGCGCAGATCTGGGGCAACAACCCCGAGGATTACTACAAGGCTGCGGTGGAGCTTGGTCAGCGGGGATTCGACGGCCTGGATATCAATATGGGTTGTCCCCAGCCGAAGATCACCAAAAAGGGAGCCTGCAGCGCCTTGATAACCAACCCCGCCCTGGCTGCCGAGCTGATTGCCGCCGCCCAGGAGGGTGCCCGCGCCTATACCGCCGGGACGGACCGGGAATTGCCGGTGAGTGTTAAAACCCGGATTGGGTTTTCCCGGCCTGCAACGGCTGAGTGGTGCGGATTCTTGCTGGACCAGGGTCTGGCAGCCCTGTCCGTCCATGGCCGGATTGCAGCCCAGATGTCAGAGGGTGAGGCGGATTGGCGGGAGATCCGCCGGGTCAGCGATCTGCGCACCGGCCGGAACCTGCCTACCCTGATCATCGGTAACGGGGACCTGCATAATCACCACCAGCTGAAAACCTACTCCCAGCGTTTCGGAGCCGAGGGGCTCATGGTAGGCCGGGGGATCTTCGAAAACCTCTATATCTTCCGGGATCTGGCGAAACCCGAGTTCACCACCTTCGGTGAGAGTTCCCGGGAGGAGCATCTGGGGTGGGCTCGGAACCACTTGAAGGCCTACCGGGATGCCTACGAGGGCCGGCGTAACTTCGAGATTATGAAAAAATTCTTCAAGGTCTACCTCCAGGACTTCCCCGGCGCGGAGGAGCTGCGTGGCCGGATCATGGAGACCCACAGCTATTCCGAGGCGTCAGCCCTGCTGGATGATTAACCGGTGGACGACCGAGGTTACCCCTGGGGCGGTTCTGGAACCGCCTCGGGTTGGGCAGCCGGAACCTCGGAGTGGATGGGGTTCTCTACATCCATGCTTCGCAGAATACGGCTTCGTACTACGATGAGAAAGGTGTACAGACCTGTGGAGACCACTATTTGAATCAGCTGCAATAGATTGCTTCCCACTGCATCTAAGGCTCCTATGCCGTCGGTAAGGGAGAGATTCAAGAGGCTGCTGCCTCCGAGGATCAGCAAGGCTAATGCGTAGTAGATTCCGTAGATCCGCATAGGTTTTCGATGGTGGTTATAGAATTCCCTTGAAAGGTGAATAGCCGGACTTCCCGAGATGCCCGTGACAGCGGTTATCTGAGGTGACATGAATAACCGGAGACCGATAAAGAATGCTATTACAAAAAAGCCAAACACCGATATGCTCGTTAGGCTAGGGGCAAGGACTTCTGGGATAGGCAAGAACACCATGGTAAGAATAGTAAGAAAGATCAATATCACCATCGGGATCAGGAGATACTTTAACAGGTATAGAAATCCGAACACGGTGGTTTTTACAACTCCGCCGAAGCTCCTGCGTATCTGTTCCCACATCCCGGCGTGATTAGGCTGCTGCAGGTCTTGGTATGCAGCCTTGGTAAGCCAGATTTCCAGGAGAATTCGTACAACGAAGTCTAGGACAAACAATAGAATCACCATAACAGCACCCAGTACAGCCATTCCGGCGCTATCACCCAGGGTTTGCCTGAGCCAATTATAGGGGCGAGCAATGAAACCCACCCGGGAGCCCAGGACTCCTACCAGCATCAGGAGCCCGGCAATGACCCCGTAGGGTTTCCAGGCTTTTTTAATGTAGGCAACGCTATCCGAGAAGACACTCTTTGCTGTTAAATTAGAGTAAACTATCTTCGTGTAGATGGTATGGTAATTCATTGAATCAGTATAGTCGGAGTTTGTGCTCACAACAAGAAAAAGTTGTGGGTACCGGGGTGAGCAACAGGCAAATATCATGCGCAAAAGGTTGCACCATAACGCCCCGGCGACGTGAACTTATAGGTTGCTCTGCTATTTGTGCTGCCGTTTCCTGCCTTCTGCGCTTTATTATACCCTTGCCATACCTTCCCTGCCCCCGGGAAGGTCGTATTCCGGTGTACTCCTCGGGGCAGGGGCTACCCCGCACCTATAAATGATGTGTGCTCCCCGGGCCAGGGGCTACCCCCAGCGGCCCGAGGTCAGATCCTTGGTGATAGCGGCGGCGGCTCGCCGGCCCTCACCCATGGCCAGGATTACCGTGGCGGCACCCAAAACGATATCGCCCCCGGC encodes:
- a CDS encoding tRNA dihydrouridine synthase; translated protein: MPRYTDAESAMAPKTPSIDVPLGFWRDLPRPFTLLAPMEDVTDIVFRDIVCEAGRPHVFFTEFIGAGHLVAGEREALRRTEYHPRQHPIVAQIWGNNPEDYYKAAVELGQRGFDGLDINMGCPQPKITKKGACSALITNPALAAELIAAAQEGARAYTAGTDRELPVSVKTRIGFSRPATAEWCGFLLDQGLAALSVHGRIAAQMSEGEADWREIRRVSDLRTGRNLPTLIIGNGDLHNHHQLKTYSQRFGAEGLMVGRGIFENLYIFRDLAKPEFTTFGESSREEHLGWARNHLKAYRDAYEGRRNFEIMKKFFKVYLQDFPGAEELRGRIMETHSYSEASALLDD
- the mnmA gene encoding tRNA 2-thiouridine(34) synthase MnmA; translation: MKAAVLLSGGVDSSVALWEVKKRGYTDITAFYLKIWLEDDVSYLGECPWEEDLSYARAVCEQAGVPLEVVSLQTEYFNKVVEYALAELRLGRTPSPDIFCNQRIKFGAFFDRVQGDFDVAVSGHYGVVEHDEAGYAHLHRAPDPVKDQTYFLSHLSQDQLRRLWFPIGSMQKSQVRALAQELDLPNKDRKDSQGICFLGKIKYPDFVRHYLGEQPGEIRELETGKVLGPHRGFWFHTIGQRSGLGLGNGPWYVVQKDPAANIVYVSHQEHVADQTRSSFEVAELTWLYGTNPDTGLPSMPGISSIDDLNANLTAKLRHGPELVGCRLDWVADSPGPAGATQPVEDSVQATRPADGLSPEAPRGAGASVQVTSPADGPGVGVSTSQAANSPQATHQAKELSPTQAANPPQAAQEAKELSPTQAARPPQSESPPFIRPNPGFRLRVTLDVPDRGVAPGQFAVFYHGTECLGSGKIQEFWT
- a CDS encoding NAD(P)-dependent alcohol dehydrogenase, whose product is MKAVLFKKGRNPNELLVVGEAEKPVPTRDDEVVIQVHASSVNAADYRMMKMGIAPKSKIFGADIAGVVESVGSRVVRFKPGDEIIGDLSNAGFGGFAEYAVAPEGVLAPKPSRLSFAEAAALPLAGGTALQALRMGMVSPGKRVLIVGSSGGVGSYALQLSKHFGAVVTGVCSPGNMEQVRGLGADRVIDYSRDGFDDEYGVYDVIIAINGSYSLVTYKRCLAPGGVCVCAGGSLGQIFRSLLFGRFLSLGSKKFRVLSAKGTAEDLLTLARIADEGGIRPVIEAEYPLAETPQAVGHVISGHARGKVVIRVP
- the dusA gene encoding tRNA dihydrouridine(20/20a) synthase DusA, translating into MMTCSGRPDPDTPRLPMASGIQAYSHSSAADGDSRAVKADPAIIQGRPLRPILPAPVSVAPMIDKTHRHFRRFLRLLTRRTLLYTEMITAAAIIHGDRHRLLDFDPVERPLALQLGGGNPEEMAEAVRIAQDWDYDEINLNVGCPSDRVQNGDFGACLMAEGDLVARLVSAMVSNTNKPVTVKHRIGIRSYTRHIEMERYDQMVDFIRTVSRAGAERYTVHARIAILEGLSPKENRDIPPLRYPDVYRLKQEHPELFVEINGGIKSHHAIAEHLRHVDAVMVGRASYDDPYLFSEMDRRYFGVQDRTWPDGGAVIPSRREVIQGFFQYLRVQAEEGLNPRNLVWPILELFSGKPGTRRWKQRLSRPIPRGWSLDDYLSDAFDAAPEDWLDVRGLEDRGDLA
- a CDS encoding sensor domain-containing diguanylate cyclase is translated as MAPREQKDNSPYHLFFTEPELQQALSEVGVFITEYATGRTFASDVWTSMGLPDRDIKSHEGWLDLVHPEDRPRVEEATRRALSGESRIFDEMFRMRDARDEYHWIYNRGRTVGRLPDGRAAYYIGSDADVSRLKEMELQLERDLQELETLQEIVRVIGSSLDLQETITHILEHTRRLIPYDTASLQILEKDHTRVVGSFGFKNPRAVNQLTIPFPKKNSLSTRAIQEKHPMATNNLSRDFPSFTYMKEERPILSWMGIPLIRGGEVIGLLTLDSTTPDTYQQRHMHLAGIVADHIAIALENARLHDKTYQLAMSDPLTGLGSRHRLHIEGRLLYETARRSEHPLSVLMIDLDFFKQVNDTHGHGVGDKVLIRLANLWQQEMRTTDLLCRLGGEEFVAVLPETPGSEAGALAERLRSLSAGLNQPELGAPVPISIGVAELSQDPVLSLDTLISRADQALYQAKNSGRNRVAIFGQNDYP
- a CDS encoding class I SAM-dependent methyltransferase gives rise to the protein MSPDRDGWLEALNRRPLGRTLDAACGDGEFGEELLVDGTGMSFLAGFDPESDSVDQARRHFRAYAPPGLTFEFVHSGIENLADRAPHFAQPDSWDTVCLGIALHHLPDPHASLNLLWSWVRPGGRLIISEMVRDGLDPAQEVLRDLHHLKARVDSLLGISHRETYSRDELADLVQAATPGAVPWGANPTTPNHGDGGNSWTEACPSSCRDGFLIQTEDQVIWDPRDHARRIDFIGDYILHVKHHREYAALRRQVSRLEQEIARVGARRPPRLNMILEKEPS